The Neomonachus schauinslandi chromosome 11, ASM220157v2, whole genome shotgun sequence genome contains a region encoding:
- the LOC110593403 gene encoding 60S ribosomal protein L31-like: protein MAPAKTGGEKMKGHSAINNIMTREHTINIHKSIHGVGFKKRAPQAPKEIQKFAMKEMGTPDVHIDSRLNKAVWAKGIRNIPRYPCAVVQKQNKDEVSPNKLHTLVTHVPVTTFKSLQTVNVDENC from the coding sequence ATGGCTCCCGCAAAGACGGGTGGTGAGAAGATGAAGGGCCATTCTGCCATCAACAACATAATGACCAGAGAACACACCATCAACATTCACAAGAGCATCCACGGAGTGGGTTTCAAGAAGCGTGCCCCTCAGGCACCCAAAGAGATCCAGAAATTTGCCATGAAGGAGATGGGAACTCCAGATGTGCACATTGACAGCAGGCTCAACAAAGCTGTCTGGGCCAAGGGAATAAGGAATATTCCACGGTATCCGTGTGCAGTTGTCCAGAAACAGAACAAGGATGAAGTTTCACCAAACAAGCTCCATACCTTGGTTACCCACGTACCTGTCACCACTTTCAAAAGTCTACAGACAGTTAATGTGGATGAGAACTGTTGA